AAGGCCGGGATAATTGCAtcgggcatgtcaagttctGATCGTGCCTTAATTttgcaaactgcccaccaatttacTTTGTCCCGTTTTCTACTTGGATATGGAAGGTAGTGAACTTGGTCAGCCTGTTCTGCCAAAATGAACGGTTCGTATTTATTGTACCTGCGTCTGTGATTAACATCTACCAAGTTGTATCGATTGGTAGTGTCCGTGCCTGTATCCGTAGGGTCGAACCATTCGCATTTGAAAATGACGGTCTGCTTCATTGGtagagctggatactctaactcaattatgtccgttagcactccataaaagtcattttcaccCTCAACATATTCTGTTCCCCTTACGCACACACCGCTATTCATTGTAAGTTGATCCTGCCCATATTCCTGAGTCAGAAATTTGAAGCCATTTACATAGTATCCCTTATATGTGGTGACCTTTCTACACGGTCCCTTTGCGAGACTCAGAATAAACGGATTAGTACAGACAGTTGGATCTTTCACCTGTGGGGAGTTAGAAATTTGTAAGATTTATAAACCTTATTATTAAAATGGAAGTCCATTGTTATAAGATACGTACATATTGTTCGAACCAAGAGGCGAAATCACTTTCAAGCACTCTTTCAATTTCTGTTTCACTTATGTCACTGTTCCTTTCGCGCAATCCGGCCACAAAAACCCTTTAAATGGAAAAGGCCCAAACTAAATCAAATTCTAGCAAATATGTGAAATATTACACTATATTTAAATGCTTACCTTCGATAATCTTCGATTTCGGAACAATTCAGAAGAACATAGGTCCGAGCAGCGATGATCTCATCGTCTTCAAGATATCTCCTGCCGCTACCACGCAACGGCTTTcccttaggtttaaaaattccCAGTCTGTCGGCATCTTCATCGATATCCATATCACAAGTTTCATTTCTTCCCAAACGCACGGGTAACATCGGATCGCCTTCAGCAAAATAATAGGATGCAAATTTAGCGATTTCTTCTTGCAGATATCCACTACTAATGCTCCCTTCGACCCTGCCTTTATTAGtgaccttttttttcaatttcctcaaatatctGCAACCGGATATTAATATTAGTAATATGAACAGATGGATTCGAGAAAAAACCATGACTAATtgattacctttcaaatggatacatccagcgatactgaaccggtcctgccatcatagcttcataCGGAAGATGCACGGGAAGATGCTCCATagagtcaaaaaagctgggtGGAAATATACGTTCCAACTTACACAGGATTTTTGGGATCTCAGTTTCCATACGGTTTAGATCTTCCTGTGACAGTGACGTGGAAGTTAACTCCCTGAAGAAGATACTTAACTCTGTTAGAGGCTCCCACACATTTTTCGGAAGTAGCTCCCGAAGAGCGATTGGCAGAAGTCGTTGCATAAAAACATGgcagtcatgacttttcattccatgcattttcagcCCCTTTAGATCAACACATCTAGACAAGTTTGACGCGTACCCGTCTGGAAACTTTATTTTCTGAATCCACTCAAGCAAAACTCGTTTTGAATCCCTATCCAAAGCATACGTTGCCTTTGGAAATCTCCCAGTTGCCGGATCTTTAGCTAACCCTGGCCGATCACAGATGTCGTTCAACTCTTCACgagattttgcatggtcttttgttttcccgggGACATTGAGAACGGTATTAAAAATGTTATCGAAGacatttttctcaatgtgcatgacatcgagattgtgacgtATTACATTCGTTCTCCAATAAGGCAAATCCCAAaagatactttttttattccaccCATGATCTTTTGACAGTAATGCATTAGTAACTTTCGCACCAGGCTCAAATGCCTTCTTAAACCCCAGTCGATCAATCTCTGCTAACAGTTCATCTCCAGTTCTCACCCCTGCAAACCTTTTCCCGACCTCTCGTTTCCCCTTACGGAAATCAGTAACATTTCGACGGAATTGGTGATTCGGAGGCAAAAACTTGCgatggcaatcaaaccacgattgtttaCCGCTTTTATCCAGTGTGAATGCATCGGTGTTTTCCATGCAGTACGGGCATGCTTTTCTACCAGCAGTGCTCCAACCAGACAACATagaataagcgggaaagtcatttattgtccacATAAGAGCCGCTTTTAGTTGAAAATTCTGACGCTTATGAACGTCATATGTCTGGACTCCACATTCCCACAGTTGGTTCAACTCTGCAATCAGCGGCTGTAGGAAGATATCCATTAGGTGTTTTGGGTTTCTAGGCCCCGGTACCAAAAccgttaaaaacataaactcatccttcatgcacatgcctggGGGGAGATTGTACGGCGTCAAAATGACCGGCCACGAGGAATACTGCTGCCCAAAATTGGTAAATGGCTGAAACCCATCGGAGCATAAGCCTAATCTGATATTTCTCCCTTCATCGGCAAACTCAGAATGCAGTTCACTAAAACGTTTCCAAGCCGGAGAGTCGGACGGGTGGCACATCTTATCACCATCCATCTCGTGGtctgcgtgccacgtcatatgccGAGCAGTGGCTTtcgaagcgtacaacctctgtaGCCTCGGAGTTATTGGAAAATAGAACATTTTACTATATGGCACGTTAGCCTTTCTTTTTGTGGATTTTCCGTGGGTCACAGGTTTCCACCGCGCATAATTGCAAACTTTGCAGCGCGTTAGATCCGCGTCCTCCCCCCAATAAATCATACAGTTATAAAAACAACAGTCAATAACCTCAACCGGCAACCCCAAACCTTTGACCAGCTtcttaattttagcaaaattcgttggcatcttgttgtcctcCGGGAGCAGCTCCTGTATCAATCCGCATACGTCGTCAACTAAAGCTACTGAACCCTTATGTCGACACTTGATCTCCATCACTTTAGCAGATGCAGAAAATGGAGAGTGTCTGCTATTCCCAGGCCATATGTCTTCTTcagccgcacgcatcatatcataaaatttttGAGCTTCAGCATTCGGGAGCTCATCTTCAGGAAACGTTATTTCTGGACCGGCCGCATCAAGAATCATTCTTTGAGCGGAACTGAACTCACCTGGCCCCTCATCTTCATAGTCGAACTCAACATCCTGCTCCGGTAACTGTGCAAGGGGAGGGGGGTTCAAAACGCTCCCCTCGCCATGAAAAACCCATACTTGGTAACCTTTCACAAACCCATTCTTCAATAAATGGAATTCCACCTCATCGACATCCCGATAGCTTGTATTTCGACAACCTCTCTTAGGGCAGGGGCATTTTATCTGTACCCCACTCATACAAGCCGGATGCCGTAATGCAAACCGGACAAACTCCTTCACATGCTCCTTATACCCTGTGGTTAGCAGCCCGTTTGTGTGGCTCCtgtacatccaactgcggtccGTCTCCATTTCTGTAGCGCGGATAATTAGAGGTGGGGTTTTCACTCGAGataagcaaagtcaatgtaattgactgctgaaaaggtagggccctatcccattcgcaaaacaggCGCCCCgtaactcggccacgatatatgcctagcaacggagaaaaatattcggcagccttccggcgtcgttctcctttagtgcgatatttagtatatgcgttgtaacgctaattatatattcctcgaggaataagcgttacaaaacatatactaaacatccacccggagaacaaacgctagaaaacaaccgaatatttttctaccgctactagacatatatggtttttcgtgatcgagttacggaagcacaagttttgcgaactgtacaaactgtacaatcccgtgtcgttcaatctcttgaacacacgggacgggaactctacggctaggtttacgattttattcggtgggaataaaatcgaggtttatttaggttgattatcgtaaataaaatatattccaactaaaataaatcaaattaattgagtgacaaaacctacttgttgaagggcagaaccgcaaagagaaggtgaaacgtccggATCAATCGGAACCACGGTGCGCGGGCTATCAAGGGCTATAAAAAATAcgtattaataaaaacaaattctaattaaaaatcggcagcacttcccctaaaaatgagcatcacccatttttcagggaagtcctgcaagcaaataaCAATACACAAAACCATCAAGTTTATCGCAAATAATTGAAATAGTATTGATTAGCTTAAATTATTATCTAAtccaattaactaattaaattgaaCAACAAACTAACAAAttgttaacaattaaaaaacttataatataatcattaaattaatctattttaatcaaccaataataataaaaatattaacacgcaactttattaaactaattaaacaattaaacctaGAAATATCTAGCtaacaattttaatctaatttaacctaacaaatattaaacaactttttaaaaaaacaatagaattttattaaaattaatatattttattataacaattcaacttaattctaatataatttttaaaacgtaaaataaaaccatattaacctaaaacacaaaattaacccttaaactaaaataacctataattaatataataattaacttaaacattttttaacctaattttcttaaattttaatataataattaacttaatagtgtaataatactaaaaatgaatttaacataatttgcattaaattaatctaattataaaataatttaaaaacagaaaaattaattaattattaaataatataaaaacagaaaattaaatataaaatatattataatttaatctaaactaacctaatttaaacaaacataatcaaattaaatataaattaacctaattaaacctaaattaattaattaatctatataaattaactgatttaataaataaaaaaaacttacctCAAGAAATAATCAGTAGGTCGATGCCGGAGAGGAGAGGAAGAAACGGCGCCGGAGAAAGGTGAGGATGCCGCCGGAAAATGGAAGAAATCCGAGGGAGGCGCGGCGAGCAGCAAACGGCGAAGAGAATGACGCGGCGAGGAGGGAACGGACCTACGGCGGTGTGATGGCGAGGAGGAACGGACAGACGACGGACGGCTTGGTGGAGAGGGAAGGGAAGCAGTTTTCAATTTTCAGAAAAATGTAAGAAACGGCTGAAGAAGAAGAACTGGGCGCGTTTTGTTAGGGCtgcaaaatttgcgacggactataGCGTCCGTCGCAAATTGTGCTTTAATGAAACGGTTCGTTTCATTGAAGCACAATTTGCGACGGCCACTAACGTCCGTCGCAAGTTTTGCGACGGCTACTAccgtccgtcgcaaattttgcGACGGCAACTAccttccgtcgcaaattttgcGACGGCTAACTTTTTCGTCGCAAATCTGTTGAATGAAACGACTCGTTTCattcaacaaataaaattagcgacggatatttatgtccgtcgctaatttttttggcaaaacaaAAGGCGGGAATGGTCCCGCCAAGAAGgtgacggatttgcgacggactgtCCGTCGCAAATCTGGCGGGAGCATTCCCGCCATCAATTCGTAGGAAAACTGCGACGGAACGCGTATCCGTCGCAGATTCCGTCGTTAAAAAaggaaatttgcgacggatatttaatccgtcgcaaatttccgtcgcaaaaaccatgatttctagtagtgtttgtaaacgtttggcttaaatcgctaaaaagctgaaacatttggatttgtttcgtaacgttttaaacgtttggattggtttcgtaacgtttggcttaaatcatataaaaggtgaaacgtctggattagctttgtaacgttttaaacttttggattgtttccgtaacgttttaaacgtttggcttaaatcgtattaaatgtgaaacgtttggatttgtttcgtaacgtttgaagacgtttggcttaattcgttaaagaggtataacgtttggatttgtttcgtaacgattgtaaaaatttggcttaaatcgcttaaaaggtgaaacatttatcttgatttcgtaacgtttaaacgtttggcttaaatcgctaaaatggtgaaacatttcgatttgttttggtaaggtttgtaaatgtttgacttaaatcactaaaaagttgaagcgtttggatttgtttgataacgtttgtatttgcgtaaatcggtaaaaaggtgcaacatttggatttgtttcgtatcgtttcaaatgtttggatttgtttcttaacgttttaaatgtttggatttgttttgtaacgttttaaacgtttggattggcttcgtaacgtttgtaaacatttggcttaaatcgcaaaaaaggggacacgtttggatttgtttcgtaaggtttgtaaacgtttggattaaatcgctaaaaaagtgtattgtttggaattgtttcgttgcgtttgtacacgtttggcttaaatagctaaaaagggctaacatttggattcgtttcgtaatgtttgtaaaagtttggcttaaattgctaaaaagggaaaacgtttggatttgtttagtaaggtttgtaaacgtttcgcttaaatcgccttaaatgcaaaacgtttggatttgttttgtaatgtttgtaaacgtttggtttaaattgctaaaacagagaaacgtttagatttgttttgtaatgttttaaacgtttggatttgtttcgtaatgttttaaacgtttgaatttgttttgtaaagtgttaaacgtttggatttgttccgtaacgttttaaacgtttggcttaaatcgctaaaaaggcgaaacgtttagatttgtttcgtaatgtttgtaaacgtttggcttaaatcgctaaaaagctgaaacatttggatttgtttcgtaaggttttaaacgtttggattggtttcgtaatgtttggcataaatcatataaaaggtgaaacgtctggattagctttgtaacgttttaaacttttggattgtttccgtaacgttttaaacgtttggcttaaatcgtattaaatttgaaacgtttggatttgtttcgtaacgtttgaagacgtttggcttaaatcgttaaagaggtataacgtttggatttgtttcgtaacgattgtaaaaatttggcttaaatcgcttaaaaggtgaaacatttatcttgatttcgtaacgtttaaatgtttggcttaaatcgctaaaatggtgaaacatttcgatttgttttggtaaggtttgtaaatgattggcttaaatcactaaaaagttgaagcgttttgatttgtttgataacgtttgtatttgcgtaaatcggtaaaaaggtgcaacatttggatttgtttcgtatcgtttcaaatgtttggattggtttcttaacgttttaaatgtttggatttgttttgtaacgttttaaacgtttgtatttgcttcgtaacgtttgtaaacatttggcttaaatcgctaaaaaggggaaacgtttggatttgtttcgtaaggtttgtaaacgtttggcttaaatcgctaaaaaggtgaattgtttggatttgtttcgttgcgtttgtacacgtttggcttaaatagctaaaaagggctaacatttggatttgtttcgtaatgtttgtaaaagtttggcttaaattgctaaaaagggaaaaagattggatttgtttagtaaggtttgtaaacgtttcacttaaatcgccataaatgcaaaacgtttggatttgttttgttgtttgtaaacgtttggcttaaattgctaaaaaaaggggaaacgtttggattggtgtctaacgttttaaacttttggcttaaatcgctaaaaaggggaaacatttggatttgtttctggatgtttgtaaacgtttggcttaaatcgctaaaaaggagaaacatttggatttgttttgtaatgttttaaatgtttggatttgtttcgtaacgttttaaacgtttggcttaaatcgctaaaaaggtgaaacgtttggatttgtttcgtaacgtttggctttaatcgctaaaaaggtgaaatgtttggatttgttttgttacgtttgtaaatgtttggcttaaatcgctaaaaaggtgaaacgtttggattaatttcgtaacgctttacacgtttgggttaaatagttaaaaaggtgaaacgtttggatttgtttcgtaacatttgtaaacgtttggcttaaatcgctaaaacaaagaaatgttttaatttattttgtaacgttttaaacgtttggatttgttacgcaacgttttaaatgttggtgcagcgggacgtgagggtctgaatcgtatatttcaattcaaaattggaattccaacaattcggatccagaaattgatcatatcaataacaaatggatcgtcgtatcatctagtaattaaaccacgcatctagaaaccgtaagaagaatgtCGATTCCCCAACGATAATTGTACTCCCGATAGTACAGCGACCTCaaactcgtccacacgagtatgcgtccgattgaatcctcgccttgaagtaatctgcaagattTCCTCTTGCCGAGataccctaagctcaaactcttgcctcgattacgtctttgatgggatgtatgaaaaactttctccaagcttttctatGTTTCATGattacttgaactccttcaaatatgctctcttaagtgtggtgtttgtataatgagcaaaggcaacctctatttatagggtagagctttacttaagaatgcaacacctcacatgctaggtgtcacacaccaagcaaaggtgtttccaccattccacacctcacatgctaggtgtcacacaccaagcataggtgtttccaccatctgacacatcacatgctaggtgtcacacatcaagcataggtgttgccaccttcagACAcatcggatgctaggtgtcacacacagagacatacatgacatcatcacttGACATCATCaaatgacatcatcacatgatatcatcgtgacatcatcatatgacgtcatcgtgacatcatcacatgacatcatcacgtgacatcatcatattaacttggataaaatacaattaggtgcctactaatttataactcttacaaattagtccctaatttatacttgtttgttcatcttagattaatttctgagatatgctagtatatATATgcaatcgatctctcgtaaactcaatcggttgcacaccctattgtgtatgactaactaggttcacatctatatggcaacgagagttatAAGAAATgccttttttatattaaataattaaatcccattaattattaattctggtagatcgtgagtgacgtctagcaacatatcacgacccccaaatagatatgaatgtttcaatgtattctttatgaaccaatgttcatagttaccgtacactcaaaattcccttcatctaagattctgatctcgacgaGTGTCacagttaagtcaaacactgtgtatcttgatcatatgacctcatctcggttcttattcttgataaatattacttccactagaaacaactttctaagtaagtcatatacacctgcacATGTTTTattatccatcaagaacaatttgagatagaaTAGAATCTTTtcccgttcatccggagtgataaatcctctcttggttaaacccctatctccatatacaactaactagagccaacacatcccgcaaCCCTaactcatgaaagatctagggataaggagtatcaaactctaatcacctatatacaagatagtgtcaccgcaagtcaaaggacatatgtacaattatgaactagatgacattaaattgactttgatgaaataccatgtattagtcatctagcgtcacttgttcgacccactcaacatattgagtgtccacatgtttatcctgatcctGATCAAGTAGTAtaagactcactacttcctataattagtaactccttactaatcaggagaataaacagaggtgacaatctttccgggataatacgatgcccttattcgtaggaccccatcgatcgtgaacttTTATTTAGATCAcctgtataatagaatctgtaactcatattcttaacaccataagaatagattctatcacaatgtgataaggacaatacgtaatatatgaacacttagttgatgagacacttagttcaattagaacatatatatctttgccattgggattagttttacaaatatacatgatcaaatggccctagggcacatactactaatattaaacgtttggattaaatcgcttaaaaggtggaacgtttggattttgttcttaacgtttgtaaatgtttgtcttaaatagctaaaaaggtgaaacgtttggattggtttcgtaacattttaaacgtttggcttaaatcgctaaaaaggtgaaacatttggatttgttttgtagcatttgtaaacgtttggcttaaaccgttaaaaaggtgaaacgtttggatttttttcgtaacatttggaaacgtttccttaaatcgctaaaaaggtgaaaagtttggatttgtttcgtatcgttttaaacgtttggattggtttcataatgtttcaaacgtttggatttgtttcgtaatgttttaaacatttggatttgtttcgtaacgtttgtaaatgttttgcttaaattgctaaaaaggtgaaacgtgtggatttgtttcataatgtttgaaaacgattggcttaaattgttaaaatggggaaatgtttggatttgtttcgtaacgtttgtaaacgtttggcttaaatcgctaaaaatgggaaacgtttggatttgtttcgtagcatttgtaaacgtttggcttaaatcgctaaaaaggggaaacgtttggatttgtttcgtaatgttttaaacatttggatttgtttcgtaatgttttaattcgtaacgtttgcaaacgtttggctttaattgctaaaaaggtgaaacgtttggttttgtttcaaaatgtttgaaaatgatttgcttaaatttttaaaatggggaaatgtttggatttgtttcgtaacatttgtaaacgtttggcttaaatcgctaaaaagggaaaacgttggggatttgtttcgtaacgtttgtaaacgtttggtttaaatcgctaaagaggggaaacgtttcgatttgtttcgtaacgtttgtaaacgtttggattgaatcgataaaaaggagaaacatttttattgattttgtaacgttttaaacgtttcgcttctaaaaaggggaaacgtttctatttgtttcgtaaagtttgtaaacgtttggtttaaatcgctaaaagtgtgaaacgtttggatttgtttcgtaacgtttgtaaatgtttggcttaaatcgctaaaaatgtgaaacgtttggatttttttcgtaacgttttagacgttttgatttttttcgtaactttggtaaacgtttgactaaaatcgctaaaaaagggaaacgtttggatttgtttcgtaacgtttggcttaaattgctaaaaaggtgaaacgtttttattaatttcgtaacgttttaaacatttggcttaaattgcttaaaaggttaaacgtttctatctgtttcgtaaagtttgtaaacgtttcgcttaaatcgctaaaaagttgaaacgtttggatttgtttcataacgtttttaaacgttttcttaaatcgctaaaaagatgaaacgtttggatttgttgcgtatcgttttaaatgtttggatatttttcgtaacgttttaaatgttcgatttgtttcgtgacgttttacacgtttggatttatttcgtaatgtttggcttaaatcgttaaaaagggtaaacgttttgatttgtttcgtaatgtttgtaaatgtttggcttaaatcgctagaaaggtgaaacgtatggatttgtttcgtagcgttagtaaacttttggcttaaattgataaaaaggggaaacgtttggattggtttctaacgttttcaacgtttggcttaaatgactaaaaaggagaaaactttggatttgttttgtaacgttgtaaacgttttgattggtttcgtatcatttgtaaacgtttgtcttaaatcgctaaaaaggtgaaacgtttggttaagtttcgtaacgtttgtaaatgtttggcttaaatcgctaaaaagggtaaaagtttggattggcttcgtaacgttttaaacgttttgcttaaatcgctaaaacagagaaatgtttggattagcttagtaacgttttaaacgtttgaattttttcggtaatgttttaaaagtttggcttaaatcgctaaaaaggttaaatgtttgaatttgtttcgtaaagtttgtaaacatttggcttaaatcgctaaaaagctgaaacgtttagatttctttcatagcgttttaaacgtttggattggtttcataacgttttaaacgtttgtcttaaatcgtaaaaaaggtg
This window of the Mercurialis annua linkage group LG5, ddMerAnnu1.2, whole genome shotgun sequence genome carries:
- the LOC126680071 gene encoding uncharacterized protein LOC126680071 — encoded protein: METDRSWMYRSHTNGLLTTGYKEHVKEFVRFALRHPACMSGVQIKCPCPKRGCRNTSYRDVDEVEFHLLKNGFVKGYQVWVFHGEGSVLNPPPLAQLPEQDVEFDYEDEGPGEFSSAQRMILDAAGPEITFPEDELPNAEAQKFYDMMRAAEEDIWPGNSRHSPFSASAKVMEIKCRHKGSVALVDDVCGLIQELLPEDNKMPTNFAKIKKLVKGLGLPVEVIDCCFYNCMIYWGEDADLTRCKVCNYARWKPVTHGKSTKRKANVPYSKMFYFPITPRLQRLYASKATARHMTWHADHEMDGDKMCHPSDSPAWKRFSELHSEFADEGRNIRLGLCSDGFQPFTNFGQQYSSWPVILTPYNLPPGMCMKDEFMFLTVLVPGPRNPKHLMDIFLQPLIAELNQLWECGVQTYDVHKRQNFQLKAALMWTINDFPAYSMLSGWSTAGRKACPYCMENTDAFTLDKSGKQSWFDCHRKFLPPNHQFRRNVTDFRKGKREVGKRFAGVRTGDELLAEIDRLGFKKAFEPGAKVTNALLSKDHGWNKKSIFWDLPYWRTNVIRHNLDVMHIEKNVFDNIFNTVLNVPGKTKDHAKSREELNDICDRPGLAKDPATGRFPKATYALDRDSKRVLLEWIQKIKFPDGYASNLSRCVDLKGLKMHGMKSHDCHVFMQRLLPIALRELLPKNVWEPLTELSIFFRELTSTSLSQEDLNRMETEIPKILCKLERIFPPSFFDSMEHLPVHLPYEAMMAGPVQYRWMYPFERYLRKLKKKVTNKGRVEGSISSGYLQEEIAKFASYYFAEGDPMLPVRLGRNETCDMDIDEDADRLGIFKPKGKPLRGSGRRYLEDDEIIAARTYVLLNCSEIEDYRRVFVAGLRERNSDISETEIERVLESDFASWFEQYVKDPTVCTNPFILSLAKGPCRKVTTYKGYYVNGFKFLTQEYGQDQLTMNSGVCVRGTEYVEGENDFYGVLTDIIELEYPALPMKQTVIFKCEWFDPTDTGTDTTNRYNLVDVNHRRRYNKYEPFILAEQADQVHYLPYPSRKRDKVNWWAVCKIKARSELDMPDAIIPAFQDDIEENPLIVETDDNPTNLADLNEVADEDALQIPPAEDEEEEFPPSSSDEDEEQLD